A window of Streptomyces sp. DG1A-41 contains these coding sequences:
- a CDS encoding carbohydrate ABC transporter permease, translated as MTTAVDKGRRPMPRWRDYGRPRELVVRYLLLVFVLFITVGPLLWQLLSSLKGAGEDVFGAGASLIPRHPSLRAYREVFDQVPVWTYIRNSVFVAVLSITSQLVFSTMAGYMLSKPGWKGRKLVWVVLLASMMFPFESIMVSLFLSIRDMGLVDNLVGVWLPGFVAAINVLIMRAAFLAVPREIEDAAMLDGAGEWKRFRYLYLPSAYGAILVVTINTFISAWDDFLWPLIVLRTEDHFTLTLGLARLQTSSFGYDQRMVMAGSVISVIPVLVLFVITQRWFYKGVSSGAVKL; from the coding sequence ATGACGACAGCCGTCGACAAGGGCCGACGTCCGATGCCCCGCTGGCGCGACTACGGCCGCCCGCGCGAACTGGTCGTCCGCTACCTGCTGCTGGTGTTCGTCCTCTTCATCACCGTCGGCCCGCTGCTGTGGCAGCTGCTGTCGTCCCTCAAGGGCGCGGGCGAGGACGTCTTCGGCGCGGGCGCCTCCCTGATCCCCCGTCACCCGTCGCTGCGGGCGTACCGCGAGGTCTTCGACCAGGTGCCGGTGTGGACGTACATCAGGAACAGCGTGTTCGTCGCCGTGCTGTCCATCACCAGCCAGCTCGTCTTCTCCACCATGGCCGGCTACATGCTGTCCAAGCCGGGCTGGAAGGGCCGCAAGCTGGTCTGGGTGGTGCTGCTGGCGTCCATGATGTTCCCCTTCGAGTCGATCATGGTGTCGCTGTTCCTCAGCATCCGGGACATGGGCCTGGTCGACAACCTGGTCGGCGTCTGGCTGCCCGGCTTCGTCGCCGCGATCAACGTCCTCATCATGCGGGCCGCGTTCCTCGCCGTGCCGCGCGAGATCGAGGACGCGGCGATGCTGGACGGAGCGGGCGAGTGGAAACGCTTCCGGTACCTCTACCTGCCGTCCGCCTACGGCGCGATCCTCGTCGTCACCATCAACACCTTCATCAGCGCCTGGGACGACTTCCTATGGCCGCTGATCGTGCTGCGCACCGAGGACCACTTCACGCTGACGCTGGGCCTGGCACGGCTCCAGACCTCGTCCTTCGGTTACGACCAGCGCATGGTGATGGCGGGCTCGGTGATCTCGGTGATTCCCGTGCTGGTGCTGTTCGTCATCACCCAGCGGTGGTTCTACAAGGGGGTTTCCTCGGGGGCCGTGAAGCTCTGA
- a CDS encoding sugar ABC transporter permease, with protein sequence MTQPTVHKAPVPAPPGAGARRPGASPAPGPPGPLRRALRFVTPGPSADAGGAALYRRWWLPWLWMTPAIVGATVFGVFPFLNTVVVSFTDAKPLGGAYDVVGLANYRRMLSDPDFWLATRNSLLYALFVVPLMVLLPLLLAILVEKNLPGIGFFRSAFYTPVLASSVVVGLSWQWLLSDQGLVNTWLQKAHIIREAIPFLSDSWLILLSAMGLTLWKGLGWYMIFYLAALGNVPRELHEAAAVDGAGPVRRFWNVTVPGVRQSMMLVGTLTGIGSLRVFTEIYMLGGSTGGPGGADRTLPFYIRDVGLDPLTGNAGYGAAVSVALFALTLGLTLLAQRLTKEDEA encoded by the coding sequence ATGACCCAACCGACCGTCCACAAGGCGCCCGTCCCCGCTCCCCCGGGTGCGGGCGCCCGACGCCCCGGCGCTTCGCCCGCGCCCGGCCCGCCGGGGCCCCTGCGCCGCGCCCTCCGCTTCGTCACGCCCGGCCCGAGCGCCGACGCGGGGGGCGCGGCGCTCTACCGCCGCTGGTGGCTGCCCTGGCTGTGGATGACCCCGGCGATCGTCGGCGCGACCGTGTTCGGGGTCTTTCCGTTCCTCAACACGGTCGTCGTCTCCTTCACCGACGCCAAGCCGCTCGGCGGGGCGTACGACGTCGTCGGTCTCGCCAACTACCGCCGGATGCTGAGCGATCCGGACTTCTGGCTGGCCACCCGCAACAGCCTGCTGTACGCGCTGTTCGTCGTCCCGCTGATGGTGCTGCTGCCGCTGCTGCTCGCGATCCTCGTCGAGAAGAACCTGCCGGGCATCGGCTTCTTCCGTTCGGCGTTCTACACGCCGGTCCTGGCTTCCAGCGTGGTCGTCGGCCTGAGCTGGCAGTGGCTGCTGAGCGACCAGGGACTGGTCAACACCTGGCTCCAGAAGGCCCACATCATCCGCGAGGCCATCCCGTTCCTGTCCGACTCGTGGCTGATCCTGCTTTCGGCGATGGGCCTGACGCTGTGGAAGGGCCTCGGCTGGTACATGATCTTCTACCTGGCCGCCCTCGGGAACGTCCCCAGGGAACTGCACGAGGCGGCGGCCGTGGACGGGGCGGGTCCCGTGCGCCGCTTCTGGAACGTCACCGTGCCCGGCGTACGCCAGTCGATGATGCTGGTCGGCACCCTGACCGGCATCGGCTCCCTGCGGGTCTTCACCGAGATCTACATGCTCGGCGGCTCCACGGGCGGCCCCGGCGGCGCCGACCGCACGCTGCCCTTCTACATCCGCGACGTCGGCCTCGACCCGCTCACCGGCAACGCCGGCTACGGAGCGGCGGTCAGCGTCGCCCTGTTCGCACTCACCCTTGGCCTCACGCTGCTCGCCCAGCGCCTGACGAAGGAGGACGAGGCATGA
- a CDS encoding extracellular solute-binding protein, which translates to MHARRLTGSLTCLVVLTLTAAGCGLSGGGSGGGDATAGGCKVDKGNVGSGKLSGDVKGKITFQTTNLKKDFGKYFNGVIAAFEQAHPGTKVNWIDDPGDATFTQRLVADAQGCTLPDVVNINVNTAVALTKNGYLLNLDDKAPDAGKPFVPALWKSSMYADADGKKVHSVLPWYSGGIVQTFNTDLMKKAGLDPAKPPATVLGLFDDAEKIAKASDGKYYAFLANPQLRIPADWQQMGIKVLSPDGKKFTFADDPKTARWVEAMTSLYKAGGMPRDSLSSTQDPANVYGQGKLVYGPTNPNFLRFIQQNNPSVYKKTGVARYMLDALGHTVGAPQYIGVASTSKNASTALAFAQFLTNAENQLEWAKDPNVVIFPSTTASLNDPFFQSVKGDDPFAQARKIVASDRKTATADEIALTPGELNAISAQIQLAMQGKKSAEDALKEAQSKANQLIEQGS; encoded by the coding sequence GTCGTCCTGACGCTGACGGCCGCAGGCTGCGGCCTGTCCGGCGGCGGTTCCGGCGGCGGTGACGCCACGGCCGGCGGCTGCAAGGTCGACAAGGGCAACGTCGGTTCCGGCAAGCTCTCCGGCGACGTCAAGGGAAAGATCACTTTCCAGACCACCAACCTGAAGAAGGACTTCGGGAAGTACTTCAACGGCGTCATCGCCGCCTTCGAGCAGGCCCACCCCGGCACCAAGGTCAACTGGATCGACGACCCGGGCGACGCCACCTTCACCCAGCGCCTGGTCGCCGACGCGCAGGGCTGCACGCTGCCGGACGTGGTGAACATCAACGTCAACACGGCGGTGGCGCTGACGAAGAACGGGTACCTGCTGAACCTGGACGACAAGGCACCGGACGCGGGCAAGCCGTTCGTGCCCGCGTTGTGGAAGTCCAGCATGTACGCCGACGCGGACGGCAAGAAGGTGCACAGCGTGCTGCCCTGGTACTCCGGCGGCATCGTGCAGACCTTCAACACCGACCTGATGAAGAAGGCGGGCCTGGACCCGGCGAAACCTCCGGCGACCGTGCTCGGCCTGTTCGACGACGCGGAGAAGATAGCCAAGGCCTCCGACGGCAAGTACTACGCGTTCCTCGCCAACCCGCAGCTGCGCATCCCGGCCGACTGGCAGCAGATGGGCATCAAGGTCCTCTCCCCGGACGGCAAGAAGTTCACCTTCGCCGACGACCCGAAGACGGCTCGGTGGGTCGAGGCCATGACAAGCCTGTACAAGGCCGGCGGCATGCCGAGGGACTCGCTGTCCTCCACGCAGGACCCGGCCAACGTCTACGGCCAGGGCAAGCTGGTCTACGGCCCCACCAACCCCAACTTCCTGCGGTTCATCCAGCAGAACAACCCGAGCGTCTACAAGAAGACCGGCGTGGCCCGCTACATGCTGGACGCCCTCGGCCACACGGTCGGCGCCCCGCAGTACATCGGCGTCGCGTCCACCAGCAAGAACGCCTCGACGGCGCTGGCCTTCGCGCAGTTCCTGACGAACGCCGAGAACCAGCTGGAGTGGGCCAAGGACCCGAACGTCGTCATCTTCCCGTCCACCACGGCCTCCTTGAACGACCCGTTCTTCCAGTCGGTCAAGGGCGACGACCCCTTCGCCCAGGCCCGCAAGATCGTCGCCAGTGACCGCAAGACCGCCACGGCCGACGAGATCGCGCTGACGCCCGGTGAGCTGAACGCCATCTCGGCCCAGATCCAGCTGGCCATGCAAGGCAAGAAGAGCGCCGAGGACGCTCTGAAGGAGGCGCAGTCCAAGGCGAACCAGCTGATCGAGCAGGGCAGTTGA